The following proteins are co-located in the Rattus norvegicus strain BN/NHsdMcwi chromosome X, GRCr8, whole genome shotgun sequence genome:
- the Rpl10al2 gene encoding large ribosomal subunit protein uL1-like produces the protein MSSKVSRDTLYEAVWEVLHGNQRKRRKFLETVELQISLKNYDPQKEKHFSGTVRLKSTPRPKFSVCVLGDQQHCDEAKAVDIPDMDIEALKKLNKNKKLVKKLAKKYDAFLASESLIKQIPRILGPRLNKAGKFPSLLTHNENMGAKVDEVKSTIKFQMKKVLCLAVAVGHVKMTDDELVYNIHLAVNFLVSLLKKNWQNVRALYIKSTMGKPQRLY, from the coding sequence ATGAGCAGCAAAGTTTCACGAGACACCCTCTACGAGGCGGTGTGGGAAGTCCTACACGGGAACCAGCGTAAGCGCCGCAAGTTTCTGGAGACGGTGGAGCTGCAGATCAGCCTGAAGAACTACGACCCTCAGAAGGAAAAACACTTCTCGGGCACCGTCAGGCTTAAGTCCACCCCTCGCCCCAAGTTCTCCGTGTGCGTCCTGGGAGACCAGCAGCACTGTGATGAAGCCAAGGCCGTTGATATCCCCGACATGGACATCGAGGCGCTCAAGAAGCTTAACAAGAACAAGAAGTTGGTCAAAAAGCTGGCCAAGAAGTATGATGCCTTTTTGGCCTCCGAGTCTCTGATCAAGCAAATCCCACGTATCCTGGGCCCACGCCTAAACAAGGCGGGCAAGTTCCCCTCCCTGCTGACACATAATGAAAACATGGGGGCCAAAGTGGATGAGGTGAAATCCACAATCAAGTTCCAGATGAAGAAGGTGCTGTGTCTGGCCGTTGCCGTCGGCCACGTGAAGATGACCGATGATGAGCTAGTCTACAACATCCACCTGGCTGTCAACTTCTTGGTGTCCTTACTCAAGAAAAACTGGCAGAACGTCCGGGCTCTGTACATCAAGAGCACCATGGGCAAGCCCCAGCGTCTGTATTAG